Proteins encoded together in one Ogataea parapolymorpha DL-1 chromosome III, whole genome shotgun sequence window:
- a CDS encoding Ubiquitin-activating enzyme E1 1 encodes MTDQRMQVDSPQEEAIDEGLYSRQLYVLGKEAMLKMASSNVLIIGLKGLGIEIAKNVALAGVKSLSIYDPTPVSLTDLSAQFFLTDNDIGKSRAEASLPRLAELNAYVPISIVNDLTAETVSSFQVVVTTETPLEKQLEINELTHAKGIRYINADIKGLVGQLFVDFGEAFTIFDTNGEEPHTGIVSDIEQNGTVTMLDDNRHGLEDGDYVKFLEVQGIDKLNDGTAYKIKVLGPYAYQLVDFDPSWGTYVKGGIYTQVKMPKQISFQKLSTQLENPEFFYSDFAKMERPPLFHLGFQALNEFEKAHGELPKPHSESDAAEIVDLVKQLNSKYPSILGGAEIDEDLIKELSYGARGELPAMVAFYGGLVAQEVLKACSGKFGPVKQWLYFDSLESLPESKEYPRTEETCKPINSRYDNQIAVFGLDFQRRIANLKVFLVGSGAIGCEMLKNWAMMGLGSGPEGKIYLTDNDSIEKSNLNRQFLFRPKDVGKNKSEVSSQAVSAMNPDLKGKIEPRTDKVGPETEHIFDNDFWESLDFVTNALDNVEARTYVDRRCVFFKKPLLESGTLGTKGNTQVIIPHLTESYSSSQDPPEKSIPLCTLRSFPNKIDHTIAWAKSLFQGYFTDAPENVNLYLSQPNFVESTLKQSGDVKGILESISAYLTKDRPYTFDDCIKWARRKFEETFNHDIQQLLYNFPKDAVTSTGAPFWSGPKRAPDPLVFDINNDDHFHYIVAGANLLAYVYGLKGDQGEPDRAYYDRILSSVTLEPFSPKSDVKIQANDNDPDPNADIIMDQGAIEKLAASLPTASSLAGYRLNAVEFEKDDDTNHHIEFITAASNCRALNYHIATADRSKTKFIAGKIIPAIATTTALVTGLVCLELYKVVDNKTNIETYKNGFVNLALPFIGFSEPIKSPSGKYNDKTFDKIWDRFDLYGDMTLQELLDYFKEKEGLEITMLSHGVSLLYGSFHPPSKLKTRLPLKLTELIETVSKKPVPEHEKTLIFEICCDDQEGEDVEVPYICVHLHK; translated from the exons ATGACA GACCAGAGAATGCAAGTCGACTCTCCTCAGGAAGAAGCTATTGATGAGGGACTCTACTCGCGTCAATTGTACGTTCTGGGAAAAGAGGCCATGCTCAAGATGGCCTCGTCCAATGTTCTGATCATAGGTCTGAAAGGCCTGGGAATTGAGATTGCGAAAAATGTTGCCCTGGCAGGAGTCAAATCGTTGTCGATTTACGACCCAACTCCTGTCTCGTTGACTGATTTATCTGCCCAGTTCTTTTTAACTGACAACGACATCGGCAAGTCTCGTGCCGAAGCTTCATTGCCTAGACTTGCTGAGCTTAATGCCTATGTGCCAATCTCAATCGTGAACGACCTGACTGCGGAAACTGTTTCAAGCTTCCAAGTTGTGGTTACCACAGAGACTCCCTTAGAGAAACAACTGGAAATTAACGAGCTAACCCATGCCAAAGGAATTAGATACATAAATGCGGATATCAAAGGACTTGTGGGTCAGTTGTTTGTGGACTTTGGTGAGGCTTTCACGATTTTTGATACAAACGGAGAAGAGCCGCACACGGGTATAGTCTCAGATATCGAACAGAATGGAACTGTCACCATGCTGGACGATAATAGACATGGATTGGAAGATGGGGATTACGTCAAGTTCTTGGAGGTGCAAGGAATTGATAAACTGAACGATGGTACTGCTTATAAAATCAAAGTTTTGGGACCATATGCCTACCAATTGGTGGATTTTGATCCAAGTTGGGGAACCTACGTCAAGGGAGGAATTTATACCCAAGTCAAGATGCCTAAACAAATCTCCTTCCAAAAGTTATCTACACAGCTGGAGAATCCTGAATTCTTTTATTCAGATTTCGCCAAGATGGAAAGACCGCCTCTATTCCATCTTGGATTCCAAGCTTTAAatgagtttgaaaaagcccATGGAGAGCTTCCGAAACCACACTCTGAGTCTGATGCAGCAGAAATTGTGGATTTAGTGAAGCAGCTCAACTCCAAATACCCAAGCATCCTAGGCGGCGCTGAAATTGACGAAGACCTGATCAAGGAACTTTCCTATGGGGCTAGAGGTGAGCTGCCAGCAATGGTTGCCTTTTATGGTGGTCTAGttgctcaagaagttcTGAAGGCTTGTTCGGGTAAGTTTGGACCAGTGAAACAATGGCTCTACTTTGACTCTCTTGAATCTCTTCCGGAGAGTAAAGAGTATCCACGTACTGAGGAGACGTGCAAACCAATCAACTCCAGATACGATAACCAAATTGCTGTGTTTGGACTGGACTTCCAAAGAAGGATTGCCAATTTGAAAGTGTTCTTGGTCGGATCTGGTGCTATTGGATGTGAAATGCTAAAGAATTGGGCCATGATGGGATTGGGAAGCGGACCGGAGGGAAAAATATACCTGACAGACAATGACTCCATCGAGAAGTCCAATTTGAATAGACAATTTTTGTTCAGGCCAAAGGATGTGGGTAAGAATAAGTCTGAAGTCTCGTCTCAAGCCGTCAGTGCCATGAACCCAGACCTCAAGGGTAAAATAGAGCCTCGAACTGATAAAGTTGGTCCAGAAACTGAGCACATTTTCGACAACGATTTCTGGGAAAGTCTCGATTTTGTGACTAATGCCCTGGACAATGTTGAAGCCAGAACCTATGTCGACAGGAGATGcgtctttttcaaaaaaccACTTTTGGAGTCTGGTACTTTGGGAACAAAGGGTAACACGCAGGTTATCATTCCACACCTTACTGAGTCATACTCTTCTTCTCAGGATCCACCAGAAAAGTCCATTCCACTTTGTACATTAAGGTCCTTCCCAAACAAGATTGATCATACAATTGCTTGGGCCAAGTCGCTTTTCCAAGGGTACTTTACTGATGCCCCAGAGAATGTCAACCTTTACTTGTCACAACCTAATTTTGTTGAGAGCACTTTGAAACAGAGTGGTGACGTGAAAGGTATTCTGGAGTCTATTAGCGCTTACCTGACCAAAGACAGACCCTACACTTTTGATGATTGCATCAAATGGGCCAGACGCAAGTTTGAGGAAACCTTCAACCACGACATACAACAGCTACTTTACAATTTTCCTAAGGATGCTGTCACGTCAACTGGTGCTCCATTCTGGTCTGGACCAAAAAGGGCACCAGATCCTTTGGTGTTCGATATCAACAACGATGACCACTTCCATTATATTGTTGCTGGTGCTAACTTGTTAGCCTATGTTTATGGCCTCAAGGGAGACCAGGGAGAGCCTGACAGGGCCTACTATGATCGCATTTTGTCCTCTGTCACTCTAGAGCCATTCAGTCCTAAATCCGATGTCAAGATCCAAGCCAATGACAACGACCCTGATCCTAATGCTGACATTATTATGGACCAAGGGGCaattgagaagcttgctGCTTCTCTGCCAACTGCTTCTTCCTTGGCAGGATATAGACTGAATGCTGTagagtttgagaaggaTGATGACACTAACCATCACATTGAATTTATTACTGCGGCCTCAAATTGCAGAGCGTTGAACTACCACATTGCTACTGCAGACAGATCCAAGACAAAATTCATTGCTGGTAAAATTATTCCTGCTATTGCTACCACGACTGCCTTGGTGACTGGCCTGGTGTGTTTGGAGCTTTACAAGGTTGTCGACAATAAAACTAATATTGAGACGTATAAGAATGGTTTCGTCAACTTGGCTCTACCGTTCATTGGCTTCTCTGAGCCTATCAAATCTCCATCCGGCAAATACAACGATAAAACGTTCGACAAGATTTGGGATAGGTTTGACTTGTACGGAGACATGACTTTGCAAGAGCTTCTTGATTActtcaaagagaaagaaggtCTTGAAATCACTATGCTGTCGCATGGAGTTTCTTTGTTATATGGATCATTCCATCCTCCAAGCAAATTGAAGACTAGGTTGCCACTGAAGTTGACCGAGCTTATAGAAACGGTGTCCAAGAAACCAGTTCCTGAACACGAGAAGACTctgattttcgagatctGTTGCGATGATCAAGAGGGCGAGGACGTTGAGGTGCCTTACATCTGTGTTCATCTCCATAAATGA
- a CDS encoding Mitochondrial-processing peptidase subunit beta, with protein MLRFASKVIRPVGIRGLATALPTTRTTVLKNGLTVATEKIPNSLTATVGVWIDAGSRADVSDSTSGTAHFLEHLAFKGTNNRTQLNLELEVENCGSHLNAYTSRENTVYYAKSLKEDIPRAVDILSDILTRSKLEKTAIEKERPVIIRESEEVDKMYDEVVFDRLHEVVFKGQPLGRTILGPIENIKSITQYDLKNYIQTNYKGDRMVLVGTGAVEHEQLVELAEKSFGHVPLSERPLPLGTPRGALPKFYGEEIKVKDESLPNTYFAICVEGCSWSSDDYFKALVAQAIVGNWDRATNVAPSPLARAVASGQGEPLCNSFMSFSTSYSDTGLWGTYVVVDKSQTCYPVIDCILREWSRLRNGNFSIKEVETAKSQLKGSLLLSLDGTTAIAEDIGRQLVTTGRRLSPEEIFEIVNNINKDDVVDWCQRYLRDKPVGLAALGSTDSIPAHKLISQSMSF; from the coding sequence ATGTTAAGATTCGCTAGCAAAGTGATTCGCCCTGTGGGTATACGTGGCCTTGCAACGGCTTTACCTACAACAAGAACCACAGTTTTAAAAAATGGACTAACGGTGGCGACAGAGAAGATTCCAAACTCGTTGACCGCCACCGTGGGGGTCTGGATTGATGCCGGCTCTCGAGCAGATGTGAGCGACTCAACTTCCGGAACGGCCcattttcttgagcacttGGCTTTCAAAGGGACCAATAACAGAACACAGCTCAACCTGGAGCTTGAAGTGGAGAATTGCGGCTCCCACTTGAATGCATATACGTCTAGAGAAAACACTGTCTATTATGCTAAGTCGCTAAAAGAAGACATTCCAAGAGCAGTTGACATTCTTTCAGACATTCTCACGCGCTCGAAGCTTGAGAAAACGGCTATTGAGAAGGAAAGACCTGTGATTATCAGAGAAAGTGAGGAGGTCGATAAGATGTACGACGAGGTTGTTTTCGACAGACTTCACGAAGTTGTGTTCAAGGGCCAGCCCCTGGGGAGAACCATTCTAGGTCCGATTGAAAATATCAAGTCTATTACCCAATACgatttgaaaaactacATTCAAACCAACTACAAGGGCGATCGGATGGTTTTGGTCGGAACAGGTGCGGTGGAACACGAAcaacttgttgagcttgcgGAAAAATCATTTGGTCATGTGCCTTTGTCGGAAAGACCATTACCACTTGGGACCCCCCGCGGAGCTCTTCCTAAGTTTTACGGTGAAGAAATAAAGGTCAAGGATGAGTCACTACCAAATACCTACTTCGCCATTTGCGTGGAGGGCTGCTCGTGGTCCTCCGATGACTATTTCAAAGCACTTGTTGCACAAGCTATCGTGGGTAATTGGGATAGAGCAACAAATGTCGCTCCTTCGCCTCTAGCAAGAGCTGTTGCTTCCGGCCAGGGAGAGCCTTTGTGCAACTCTTTCATGTCATTCTCCACATCTTACTCCGACACGGGCCTTTGGGGAACATATGTTGTGGTGGATAAATCACAGACTTGTTACCCAGTGATAGACTGTATTCTAAGAGAATGGAGCCGACTGCGAAACGGAAACTTCTCGATCAAAGAAGTTGAAACGGCAAAGTCTCAGCTAAAGGGCTCCTTGCTCTTGTCTTTGGACGGAACCACTGCTATAGCTGAGGATATTGGCCGTCAATTAGTCACTACTGGCCGCAGATTATCTCCCGAAGAAATCTTCGAAATTGTGAATAATatcaacaaggacgacgtTGTTGACTGGTGTCAGCGCTATTTGCGCGATAAGCCAGTAGGGCTGGCAGCCCTGGGATCCACGGACTCCATCCCAGCCCACAAGCTTATAAGCCAGAGTATGTCATTCTAA
- a CDS encoding Protein SOK1 has product MNSHLNNTGDNQELKHPPHFKNVFSSKDSSPVGAPEQDTDAMEVVENRRPSVVVPTNLDASMLNTPSTTAQPHNESNVTFTSQMPSTSEISSSSTENLLSPPSSIDIPHRSRSSSKTSKRLRRKRTKFYKGAASQRSTSPALLTNNLPISKRFRSRSLPNIWIPSHKQTKLLIDDLQQRQPSEKVPVPPVNLQSMHEIDLHEILKNPQLRHDILFEPQLQFRPNLDGERGKRKRMQGDRYWSAVKAEIRYLMSSEKLIADNSIIVVMFQTLKDILLSLLPSKDKANVEEIMDISLLVQELNSKCFNFIKFSNWISAIFKMHCAPMRDSWVDEMNCIFEKACSTSPINVDQIVEGLHVLFSILEAMKLDVANHQIRILRPLLCSTAVAFEKEYFQTIIRKNKINLNGSLDWYRKSKQRCNGAESIQQVLSYGILNLLSCSHMCSEFPDTLTFDHSRLVILRADIRQLICIKICLILYQNLVSSYRLSTAEYCSADKLQQLKKEILSIIVDENGNSKWTRNLNNLAVHLVSKVSQDTSPSKVKFCFNWLLNQTQPISQIYSMLEQKLLDNVWRSLNTGDKSGLEQEVIIREELNGVAERLNRIVEFHVSVFGDIYN; this is encoded by the coding sequence ATGAACTCCCACCTTAATAACACGGGTGACAACCAAGAACTGAAACACCCTCCACATTTCAAAAACGTATTCTCAAGTAAGGATTCCAGCCCGGTTGGTGCTCCTGAACAAGATACGGACGCAATGGAAGTGGTCGAGAACAGAAGGCCGTCGGTCGTGGTGCCCACTAATCTGGACGCCTCCATGCTGAACACGCCTTCGACGACCGCACAACCGCATAATGAATCCAACGTTACCTTTACATCTCAGATGCCTTCAACATCCGAGATAAGTTCCTCGTCGACTGAGAACCTTCTTTCGCCGCCGTCGTCCATAGACATTCCCCATCGGTCAAGATCATCCTCCAAGACTTCAAAGAGACTtagaagaaaaagaaccaAGTTTTATAAAGGAGCAGCTTCCCAACGATCCACGTCACCTGCTTTGCTCACAAATAATTTGCCCATATCGAAAAGGTTCAGATCGCGGTCTCTTCCGAATATTTGGATCCCCTCACACAAGCAAACCAAGCTGCTCATTGATGATTTACAGCAAAGGCAACCTTCTGAAAAGGTTCCTGTGCCTCCGGTCAATCTCCAATCGATGCACGAGATCGATCTTCacgagattttgaaaaatccGCAACTGCGGCATGATATCTTATTCGAGCCCCAATTACAGTTTAGACCTAACCTTGACGGCGAACGTGGCAAACGGAAACGGATGCAAGGCGACAGATATTGGTCAGCCGTCAAAGCCGAAATTCGTTATTTGATGAGCTCAGAAAAACTTATCGCTGATAACTCGATCATCGTTGTTATGTTCCAGACGCTGAAGGATATTTTGTTGAGTTTGTTGCCTTCGAAAGATAAGGCCAACGTTGAAGAGATTATGGATATATCTCTCTTGGTTCAAGAGCTGAACTCCAAATGTTTCAACTTCATCAAGTTTTCCAACTGGATCTCCGCTATTTTCAAAATGCACTGTGCACCAATGAGAGACTCTTGGGTGGACGAAATGAACTGCATATTCGAAAAGGCTTGCTCCACTTCCCCAATCAACGTAGACCAAATTGTCGAGGGGCTTCATGTTCTTTTCTCTATCCTGGAGGCTATGAAACTTGATGTTGCCAATCATCAGATTCGCATTCTTAGACCGCTACTTTGCTCGACTGCAGTGGCTttcgaaaaagaatatTTCCAAACCATCATTagaaagaacaagatcaaCCTAAACGGAAGTTTGGACTGGTACAGAAAGTCCAAACAACGTTGCAATGGCGCAGAAAGCATTCAGCAAGTTCTCAGTTACGGAATTTTGAACTTGCTCTCGTGCTCTCACATGTGCTCAGAATTCCCTGACACACTTACCTTTGACCACTCGAGATTGGTGATTTTGAGAGCCGATATTCGTCAACTAATTTGCATCAAGATTTGCCTAATTCTCTACCAAAATCTTGTGAGCTCCTACAGGTTGTCCACCGCCGAATATTGTTCTGCAGACAAGTTGCAGCAGTTGAAGAAGGAAATCTTAAGCATTATTGTTGACGAGAACGGAAATTCCAAATGGACCAGAAATCTCAACAACCTTGCTGTGCATTTGGTCAGTAAGGTCAGCCAGGATACGAGCCCTTCCAAAGTGAAGTTTTGTTTCAATTGGCTTCTCAACCAGACTCAACCAATCTCACAAATATATTCCATGCTAGAACAAAAACTGTTAGATAATGTCTGGAGAAGCCTCAACACTGGTGATAAGAGCGGGCTCGAACAAGAAGTTATTATCCGCGAAGAGTTGAACGGAGTGGCCGAAAGACTAAACCGCATCGTTGAGTTCCATGTTAGCGTTTTCGGGGACATCTACAATTAA
- a CDS encoding Chromosome transmission fidelity protein 18, giving the protein MSSLLQFNFSSSLLAADPAPAFLGTETISADGKRIVLSSGKRITLKPRKPRHVNLGDEKDQSELINIHKLLSKLEIEEKAAEQTIRQKSKPAEKQPKPSTYKLWTEKYRPSGFLDLVGNERTNRQILQWINQWNQVVFGKPCAETTDFYNRPDRRVLLIHGPPGIGKTSIAHVISKQLGYEVREINASDERAGATVQDKIKNAMKNNSLTGSPVCLILDEIDGATEHGFISILVDLINKDRRDTASLGLDTKGKTQREILKRPIIALCNDVYSPVLEKLRPHCETIAFRKSHPRLVKSKLKKICQREALVVDDRVLDAIIESTEGDLRNCINFLQFNSSAATLNLESSSKDTQIGWFVLLDSIFVRSANISKQEQFQKVFKSLSSSAQVDRVTTGCFNVMLDTDTDINKLSEMSDWLYFQDALSTKFASFEAQDFTFYQSAVPMKFYQKFNEISHLSEKRYNYRSRDRFFDLRKQTAEALQKIKHLNNQADSFKLANRAQLVGYELSLLNAILVPDVPFKQIEMLGGGGKLSRIIELMEAYSLRIDLSKNEYGNAMAQMRPGIHLFGDLSAKQQQILVRLHKELLTKYIQGQESKTIDRKRKAPRDNDQVAKKSNCSSSVEYFKSKYAALTDQLSHAKSSKEISAAVMGQNEYRIWVKYHEGFSNAVRREITWENLFAGQYGPS; this is encoded by the coding sequence ATGAGCTCGTTATTACAATTCAatttctcgtcgtcgctgctTGCTGCTGACCCGGCACCTGCTTTCTTGGGCACAGAAACAATATCAGCGGATGGTAAAAGGATTGTGCTGTCCTCCGGCAAACGTATCACGCTCAAACCTCGCAAACCACGACACGTAAACTTGGGTGATGAGAAAGATCAATCCGAGCTGATAAACATTCACAAACTGTTATCCAAACTAGAAATAGAAGAAAAGGCTGCTGAACAGACAATACGCCAGAAATCTAAGCCTGCAGAAAAGCAGCCCAAACCGTCCACTTATAAATTATGGACAGAAAAATATAGGCCTTCTGGCTTCCTGGACCTTGTTGGAAACGAGAGAACAAATAGACAAATTCTACAATGGATAAATCAGTGGAACCAGGTTGTTTTCGGAAAACCATGCGCAGAAACCACTGACTTTTACAACCGTCCAGATAGACGAGTTTTACTCATCCATGGGCCACCCGGGATTGGAAAGACTTCTATCGCGCATGTTATCTCAAAGCAACTGGGATACGAGGTGCGTGAGATAAACGCTAGTGACGAGCGTGCTGGAGCAACAGTCCAGGATAAAATCAAAAATGCTATGAAAAATAACTCGCTAACAGGAAGTCCTGTATGTCTAATCTTAGATGAAATTGACGGAGCCACGGAGCATGGGTTTATCAGCATATTGGTAGACCTTATCAACAAGGACCGCCGCGACACGGCTTCTCTGGGTCTTGATACGAAGGGCAAAACACAAAGAGAGATTCTAAAACGTCCTATAATTGCCCTATGTAACGATGTCTACTCACCGGTGTTAGAAAAGCTCAGGCCACACTGTGAGACTATTGCTTTCCGCAAATCACATCCACGTCTCGTCAAATCAaaactgaagaagattTGTCAGCGAGAAGCCCTCGTTGTGGATGACCGTGTCCTAGACGCAATTATAGAATCTACGGAAGGCGATCTGAGAAACTGCATCAACTTTTTACAGTTCAACTCGTCGGCAGCTACTTTGAATCTTGAGTCGAGCTCAAAGGACACCCAAATAGGGTGGTTTGTTCTGTTGGACAGTATTTTTGTCAGAAGCGCAAATATTAGCAAACAGGAACAGTTCCAAAAAGTCTTCAAGTCCCTTTCGTCCTCAGCGCAGGTGGACAGGGTGACTACAGGATGTTTCAACGTGATGCTTGACACAGACACCGATATCAATAAGTTAAGCGAGATGTCAGATTGGTTGTACTTCCAAGACGCGCTTAGCACAAAATTCGCCTCTTTTGAGGCCCAGGATTTCACGTTTTACCAGTCAGCTGTGCCAATGAAGTTCTATCAGAAGTTCAATGAAATTAGCCACTTGTCGGAAAAAAGGTACAATTATAGAAGTCGCGACCGCTTTTTTGACTTACGAAAACAGACAGCTGAagctctccaaaagatAAAGCATTTGAATAACCAGGCAGATAGTTTCAAACTTGCCAATCGAGCACAATTGGTGGGCTACGAACTGAGTCTGCTCAACGCAATACTTGTGCCTGACGTTCCATTTAAACAGATCGAGATGCTAGGTGGAGGCGGGAAGCTTTCTAGAATAATAGAGCTTATGGAAGCATACTCATTGCGCATCGACTTATCGAAAAATGAGTATGGGAATGCAATGGCTCAAATGAGACCTGGAATTCATCTTTTTGGCGACCTGTCAGcgaagcagcagcaaataTTGGTGAGACTACATAAGGAGCTTCTCACAAAGTACATCCAAGGGCAGGAGTCCAAGACAATAGATCGCAAGCGGAAGGCGCCACGCGACAACGATCAAGTGGCCAAAAAGAGTAATTGCAGCTCAAGTGTGGAATATTTCAAGAGTAAGTACGCGGCTTTAACAGATCAATTAAGTCACGCAAAAAGCAGCAAAGAAATTTCTGCCGCAGTGATGGGTCAAAATGAGTACAGAATTTGGGTCAAGTACCATGAAGGCTTTTCAAACGCAGTCCGTCGAGAGATTACATGGGAAAACCTTTTTGCCGGACAATACGGGCCTTCATAG
- a CDS encoding Multidrug transporter of the major facilitator superfamily: MSDRHSSDLISIDSEVSRDHDKPVGLTEDSQENQEKQQNEGSGASLTVSLTKLSSYKLDKSKIVPREKRRGLFSILLLIPEYDNPRDLPPMIKYIIVFNVAFCAMIGPMGTSILLPATENICDELHTSVTIVNVSIGIYLITLGVFPLWWSSFSERHGRRSIYLISFILYFAFTIGCALSKSIGMLIGFRVLSGACAASVQAVGAGSISDLYPIHQRGAAMGIFYLGPLAAPLLSPIVGGAITSRKSFGWRGTQWFLVILSGVCIVLLLFAQPETLRLQDNREAVRKILRERLKKNTDEEQGLSDENQESDVQVDRILSRLSRQPSRLEDSDPVDTVTPIGRISTHVSQSQRQEDLERLKLEIEDLEQPEKQGKVAVFKRNLYTHGFLPLKSLHFLRYPPVFLAICYSAPCFAVLYFVNMTLSYCYSRPPYNFNSLLVGLVYIPNSVTYIIASIWGGRFTDYLLEKKRQKYGIVAPEARFGVNVYLAAGIFPCSLLITGWCLDKKEHWVTPLVGTALFGFAQMIVIGTTVTYIADSLPGRGATGIALSNFVRMLLAAGASFATEPLIKALGTGILFSILAGCTIVLSSILAILKLRADYWRETYNLERLYDIVDDS; encoded by the coding sequence ATGAGTGATCGGCACTCCTCTGACTTAATCTCTATAGACTCAGAGGTTTCGAGAGACCATGACAAGCCTGTGGGTTTGACTGAAGACagtcaagaaaatcaagaaaaacagcagaatGAGGGAAGCGGTGCCTCACTAACAGTCTCCCTAACAAAGCTTTCATCATACAAACTTGACAAGTCAAAGATAGTACCCAGAGAGAAACGGCGAGGACTGTTCTCTATCTTGCTTTTAATCCCTGAATACGATAACCCTCGTGACTTGCCCCCGATGATAAAATATATCATCGTGTTTAACGTTGCGTTCTGCGCGATGATAGGACCAATGGGTACTTCTATCCTCCTTCCAGCTACAGAGAACATATGTGACGAGCTACATACTTCTGTTACAATTGTTAATGTCAGTATTGGTATTTATTTGATCACTTTGGGAGTTTTCCCGCTTTGGTGGTCAAGCTTCAGCGAGAGACACGGGAGGCGttctatttatttaatcAGTTTCATTCTCTATTTTGCATTCACCATTGGCTGTGCCTTGTCGAAGTCAATAGGCATGCTTATAGGATTCAGGGTCTTATCGGGAGCTTGCGCTGCTAGTGTGCAAGCAGTTGGGGCGGGGAGCATATCAGACTTGTATCCGATTCATCAGAGAGGAGCTGCTATGGGTATATTTTACCTCGGCCCGTTGGCTGCTCCACTTCTGTCGCCTATCGTTGGTGGTGCTATCACCTCGAGAAAGAGTTTTGGTTGGAGGGGTACTCAATGGTTTTTAGTGATTTTGTCAGGAGTTTGCATTGTCCTTCTActttttgcacagccagagACACTCCGACTACAAGATAATAGAGAAGCTGTTCGAAAGATATTAAGAGAACGCTTGAAGAAGAATACAGACGAAGAGCAAGGGTTGTCAGACGAAAATCAGGAGTCAGATGTACAAGTGGATCGAATTTTGTCGCGACTTTCTAGGCAGCCCTCGAGACTCGAAGATTCAGACCCAGTGGATACAGTTACTCCCATTGGGCGTATATCCACTCATGTTTCTCAAAGTCAGCGCCAAGAGGATTTAGAGAGACTCAAATTGGAGATTGAAGATTTAGAACAACCAGAAAAGCAAGGAAAGGTTGCAGTTTTCAAGCGAAATCTATATACCCACGGTTTCTTGCCATTAAAGTCTCTGCATTTTTTGAGGTATCCACCTGTTTTCCTAGCTATATGCTACTCTGCTCCATGTTTTGCCGTGTTATACTTTGTCAACATGACGCTTTCATACTGCTATTCTCGACCTCCTTACAATTTCAACTCCCTTCTGGTTGGTCTTGTCTACATTCCAAATTCGGTGACTTACATTATAGCCTCAATCTGGGGAGGCCGATTCACGGATTACTTACTTGAGAAAAAACGCCAAAAGTATGGTATCGTTGCCCCGGAGGCACGTTTTGGTGTCAACGTCTACTTGGCCGCAGGCATATTTCCATGTTCGCTCCTGATTACCGGATGGTGCCTGGATAAGAAAGAGCACTGGGTTACACCATTAGTCGGaacagctctttttggatttgCTCAAATGATTGTTATCGGAACTACAGTCACATATATTGCTGACTCTTTACCTGGCAGAGGTGCCACGGGAATTGCACTGTCCAATTTTGTTCGGATGCTTTTGGCAGCAGGTGCTTCGTTTGCCACAGAACCTTTAATCAAAGCTCTGGGAACCGGTATCCTGTTTTCCATTTTAGCGGGGTGCACTATCGTTCTCTCCAGCATTTTAGCCATACTCAAGTTGCGTGCTGATTATTGGCGAGAGACGTATAATTTAGAGAGACTCTATGATATAGTGGACGATTCATAA